The following proteins are encoded in a genomic region of Ptychodera flava strain L36383 chromosome 23 unlocalized genomic scaffold, AS_Pfla_20210202 Scaffold_24__1_contigs__length_23054250_pilon, whole genome shotgun sequence:
- the LOC139125112 gene encoding THAP domain-containing protein 1-like: MPGHRNCVVISCANSGAKLEKWMREICTVHQCKLAQSRCVCPPPFVLYPFPTEVGDMAGRLRWQKLVNRQDQKGNNWTPNRYSRVCSNHFPDKRPTNENPDPVLHLGYDISAKPQSMRKPPMQRINEPLPAKRSRLCGYVLSRDFMKPEPASDEATLPVSSAFPVTGAEIPTTETIPVNNTVHGHDYCYSEDVDSTRCDNELCKQDIYNRNIQIKTLKQCNGILKKEIKTLKQKLSYKERHPFSHTNLQSDSKVKEFTGLPNRKTFDFLFDEVLE, from the exons aTGCCAGGTCACAGGAATTGTGTTGTCATCAGCTGCGCCAATAGCGGCGCTAAATTAGAGAAATGGATGCGTGAAATTTGCACCGTACACCAATGCAAGCTGGCTCAGAGCCGCTGTGTTTGTCCGCCACCATTTGTCCTCTATCCATTTCCAACAGAGGTTGGTGACATGGCAGGAAGGCTCAGGTGGCAAAAGCTAGTAAATCGACAGGATCAGAAGGGGAATAATTGGACACCAAACCGCTATTCGAGAGTTTGTTCGAATCATTTCCCCGATAAAAGACCAACAAATGAAAACCCAGATCCAGTATTACATCTTGGATACGACATCAGTGCAAAGCCACAGTCCATGAGAAAGCCTCCAATGCAAAGGATAAATGAGCCATTGCCTGCCAAGAGATCAAGACTTTGCGGGTATGTACTATCGAGGGACTTTATGAAACCCGAGCCTGCCTCTGACGAAGCCACCTTACCCGTCTCGAGTGCATTTCCAGTGACCGGCGCTGAAATTCCAACTACCGAGACAATTCCGGTGAACAACACAGTGCATGGACACGACTACTGCTATTCAGAAGATGTCGACAGTACTAGGTGTGACAACGAACTTTGTAAGCAGGACATTTACAATAGGAAcattcaaataaaaactttaaaacaatGTAATGGTATTCtcaaaaaagaaatcaaaactttgaaacagAAACTCTCATATAAAGAACGTCACCCATTCAGTCACACAAATTTACAAAGCGATAGTAAAGTAAAGGAGTTCACAGGTCTACCAAACCGCAAAACGTTTGACTTTTTGTTTGATGAGGTTCTCG AATAG